One part of the Ranitomeya imitator isolate aRanImi1 chromosome 10, aRanImi1.pri, whole genome shotgun sequence genome encodes these proteins:
- the LOC138651248 gene encoding myelin protein zero-like protein 3, giving the protein MERRPGVRSGGRGLLLLIIGFISVEGIDIRMDREVYGVLGESAKLWCGFSSRDVTSEFITVDWSYRPRDGGPTVTILHYQSKPYPTSIGPFKDRITWEGDIGRGDASIMLEDLKLTDNGTFSCVVRNPPDVHGNMPQMKLTVTLESVSFKFTTAILLSSLVFIPSALVSIILLIRMKKAIKRDRIRGQKMKKSPIEASQDCMYDENSTAPLHRSSSLEKRPGCLMRFCQRCVDDDDGDYGGDTRGLL; this is encoded by the exons ATGGAGCGGAGGCCGGGGGTCCGGAGCGGGGGCCGGGGGCTCCTGCTGCTGATCATTG GTTTTATCAGTGTTGAGGGTATAGACATCCGAATGGACCGGGAAGTTTATGGCGTTCTGGGAGAATCGGCGAAATTATGGTGCGGCTTCTCCTCTAGAGATGTTACTTCTGAGTTCATAACAGTGGACTGGAGCTATCGTCCTCGCGATGGAGGTCCAACTGTGACA ATCTTGCATTACCAGTCAAAACCATACCCCACGTCAATAGGACCCTTCAAGGATCGAATAACCTGGGAAGGTGACATTGGACGCGGAGATGCTTCCATTATGTTGGAGGATCTGAAACTCACGGATAATGGCACGTTCTCTTGTGTGGTTAGAAATCCTCCTGATGTCCATGGGAACATGCCACAGATGAAACTAACAGTGACTTTAGAAA GTGTTTCCTTCAAGTTCACCACGGCCATTTTGCTGTCCTCTTTGGTGTTCATCCCGTCTGCTCTGGTCTCCATAATTTTGCTGATAAGGATGAAGAAGGCAATCAAGAGAGACCGGATCAGGGGACAGAAGATGAAAAAGTCTCCAATTGAAGCATCTCAAGA TTGTATGTACGATGAAAATTCGACCGCTCCGCTTCATCGAAGTTCATCTTTAGAAAAGCGCCCCGGCTGTCTAATGCGATTTTGCCAGCGATGTGTAGAC GATGATGATGGCGACTATGGAGGAGACACGAGGGGTCTTTTGTGA